TTCGCGGCGACCACGTTGTCGATGAACGAGAAGTCGCGGGTCTGCTCCCCGTCGCCGAAGATCGTCGGCACCCTCCCGGCCTTGATCGCGCGGATGAACTTCGGAATCACCGCGGAGTACTCACTCCCCGGGTCCTGGCGCGGCCCGAACACGTTGAAATAACGCAACGCCACCGTCGGGAGCCCGTACAGCCGCCAGAACAGGCCGCAGTAGGTCTCGCCGGCGAGCTTCTGGAGGCCGTACGGGGAGATCGGCGCGGAGGGCATCGACTCGAGCTTCGGGAGCGTCTCGCTCTCGCCGTAGAGCGACGACGACGAAGCGAAGACCACGCGCTTCACCTTCGCGTCGCGCGCGGCGACGAGCACGTTCAGGGTCCCCGCGACGTTCACGGCGTTGCTCGATACGGGGTCCACGACGGAGCGCTGGACCGAAGGCATCGCGGCCAGGTGAAGGACGTAGTCCGCACCGTCCACGGCGCGCCGGCAGGCGTCGGCGTCCCGGATGTCCCCCTCCAGGAGCTCGAACGCGCCCCCTCCGCGCGCCGCCCAAGCCGCCGCCTCGGCGAGATTCTCGCGCCGCCCGGTGGAGAAGTCGTCGAGGACCCGGACGCGCTGCCCGCGCGCGAGCAGCGCCTCCACGAGATTCGACCCGATGAATCCGCCCCCGCCGGTGACGAGATAGGTGCTCAACTCAGGACCTCCCGACGCCGACGTAGGTAAACCCCTTCGCGCGCATCACGCCAGGCTCGAAGATGTTCCGGAAATCGAAGACCCGCGGCTTTCCCACCGCGGCGCGGAGCCGGTCGGGGTCCATCCCGCGGAACTGGTTCCATTCCGTGGCGATGACGACGGCGTCCACCCCCGCGACGGCATCCCACTCGTCCTTGCAGTACGTCACGCCGCGGCGCGGCGTCGCCGCCGATCCTTCCATCCCGACCGGGTCGTACGCCCGGACCTGCGCTCCGCCTTCGAGCAGCCCGTCCAGGATCGCGAGGGCCGGCGACTCGCGCAGGTCGTCGGTGTTCGGCTTGAACGTCAGGCCCAGAAGCCCGATCGTGCATCCCTTCACCGATCCGCCGAGCGACGTGCGGATCTTCTCGAGCATCTGCCCCGGGCGCACGTCGTTCACGCCGATCGCCGCCGAGACGATCTTCAGGTCGATTCCCTGCTCCTCGGCGATCCACTGGATCGCGCGGGTGTCCTTGGGGAAACACGATCCGCCGTATCCGGGCCCGGGGTGGAGGAACTTCCGGCCGATCCGCTGGTCGAGGCCCATGCCCGTCGCGACGTCGTGGACGTCGGCGCCGAGACGCTCGCACAGATCCGCCATCTCGTTGATGTAGGAGATCTTCACCGCGAGGAAGGCGTTGGATGCGTACTTGATCAGCTCGGAGGTGACGACGTCGGTGAGGACGAACGGGGTCTCGATGAGGTAGAGCGGCCGGTACAGGTCCTTCAGGATCGCCGCCGCCTGCTCGTCCTCCGTGCCGAGGACGACGCGGTTCGGGCGCATGAAGTCCTCGATCGCCGAGCCCTCGCGCAGGAACTCCGGGTTCGAGGCCACGCTGAACGCGTGCGCCTCCGAGCGCCGGGCCTCGACGATCTCGCGCACGATCCGACCGGTTCCCGCCGGAACCGTGCTCTTCGTGACGATCACCTTGTAACCGTTCAGGTTGTCCGCGATCGTCCCCGCGACCTCCTTCACGAACGACAGGTCGGCCCGGCCGTCGTGACTCTGCGGCGTCCCGACGGCGATCAGCACGACGAGCGACTCGCGGATCGCCCGCGGAAGATCGGTCGTGAAGTGCAGGCGCCCCGCCTTGACGTTGCGCTCCACGAGCTCGTCGAGGCCCGGCTCGAAGATCGGGATCTCCCCGCGCAGCAGGCGGGCGATCTTCCCCTCGTCCTTGTCGACGCAGGTGACGTTGTTGCCGAACTCGGCGAAACACGCTCCGGTGACGAGACCGACGTACCCCGTGCCGACGACGCAGACGTTCATGGTGTGCTCCGGAACCAGTCGAGAAAACGGGAAATCCCCTCGTCGAACCCGACGCGGGGCGACCAACCGAGCTCGGATCGCGCGCGGGACACGTCCGCCCAGGTCCGCTCGACGTCCCCCGCCTGCGCGGGCAGCACCTCGACGCGCGCGCTTGCCCCCAGCCCCGTCGCGACCGCCGCGATCATCGCGGAGAGCGGCACCGGGCTCGAACCGCCGAGGTTCCAGATGCGGAACCCCCGGACCCGCTCCGCGGCGAGCAGGACGCCGTCCACGATGTCGTCGACGTAGGTGTAGTCCCGGGCGGCCGAGCCGTCGCCGAACTGCGGGATCGTCTCCCCGGCGGCGATGCGCCGGGCGAACTTGCGGATCGCGAGGTCGGGGCGCTGCCGCGGGCCGTAGACGGTGAAGAAGCGCAGGCACGCCACGTCCATCGCGAACAGATGGTGGTAGGTGTGCGCCATGAGCTCCCCGGCGCGTTTGGTCGCGGCGTACGGGGAGATCGGATGATCGACGGGATCGTCCTCGGCGAAGGGCACCTTCGCGTTGTTCCCGTACACCGACGACGACGAACCGAAGACGAACGTCCGGACGCCGTGCCGGCGCGCCGCCTCGAGGACCTTCGCGGTTCCGTCGAGGTTGACCGAGGCGTAGAGGACGGGGTCCTCGATCGACGGCCGCACGCCCGCACGCGCGGCCATGTGGAACACCGCGTCGTGGCGCTCGCCGGCGAACGCGGCATGCAGCGCGTCGTCGTCGCGGATGTCCCCGCGGACGAGTCGGTAATCCGGATGCCCCAGGACGCCCCCGACGTTCCGCTCCTTCAGGCTCGGGTCGTAGAAGTCGTCGAAGGAATCGAGCCCCACGACGCGGTCGCCCCGTCCCAGCAGGCGCTCGACGACGTGGGATCCGATGAACCCCGCCGCTCCGGTCACCAGTACGGAACGCATCGAGCTACAGCCGTACGACCTTCGACGCGCCCGCCCGGACCTCGCGGCATGCGTTGCGGGTGTCGAGCACGACCTTCGAGTGACGCACGATCATCGGCCAGTCGTACACGGAGTGGTCG
The genomic region above belongs to Candidatus Polarisedimenticolaceae bacterium and contains:
- a CDS encoding UDP-glucose/GDP-mannose dehydrogenase family protein; this encodes MNVCVVGTGYVGLVTGACFAEFGNNVTCVDKDEGKIARLLRGEIPIFEPGLDELVERNVKAGRLHFTTDLPRAIRESLVVLIAVGTPQSHDGRADLSFVKEVAGTIADNLNGYKVIVTKSTVPAGTGRIVREIVEARRSEAHAFSVASNPEFLREGSAIEDFMRPNRVVLGTEDEQAAAILKDLYRPLYLIETPFVLTDVVTSELIKYASNAFLAVKISYINEMADLCERLGADVHDVATGMGLDQRIGRKFLHPGPGYGGSCFPKDTRAIQWIAEEQGIDLKIVSAAIGVNDVRPGQMLEKIRTSLGGSVKGCTIGLLGLTFKPNTDDLRESPALAILDGLLEGGAQVRAYDPVGMEGSAATPRRGVTYCKDEWDAVAGVDAVVIATEWNQFRGMDPDRLRAAVGKPRVFDFRNIFEPGVMRAKGFTYVGVGRS
- a CDS encoding NAD-dependent epimerase/dehydratase family protein, whose amino-acid sequence is MSTYLVTGGGGFIGSNLVEALLARGQRVRVLDDFSTGRRENLAEAAAWAARGGGAFELLEGDIRDADACRRAVDGADYVLHLAAMPSVQRSVVDPVSSNAVNVAGTLNVLVAARDAKVKRVVFASSSSLYGESETLPKLESMPSAPISPYGLQKLAGETYCGLFWRLYGLPTVALRYFNVFGPRQDPGSEYSAVIPKFIRAIKAGRVPTIFGDGEQTRDFSFIDNVVAANLAACEAGETAFGLAFNIACGERISLNDLVRELGGFAGRPVTPAYAPARAGDIRHSLAG
- a CDS encoding NAD-dependent epimerase/dehydratase family protein, whose translation is MRSVLVTGAAGFIGSHVVERLLGRGDRVVGLDSFDDFYDPSLKERNVGGVLGHPDYRLVRGDIRDDDALHAAFAGERHDAVFHMAARAGVRPSIEDPVLYASVNLDGTAKVLEAARRHGVRTFVFGSSSSVYGNNAKVPFAEDDPVDHPISPYAATKRAGELMAHTYHHLFAMDVACLRFFTVYGPRQRPDLAIRKFARRIAAGETIPQFGDGSAARDYTYVDDIVDGVLLAAERVRGFRIWNLGGSSPVPLSAMIAAVATGLGASARVEVLPAQAGDVERTWADVSRARSELGWSPRVGFDEGISRFLDWFRSTP